One Papaver somniferum cultivar HN1 chromosome 10, ASM357369v1, whole genome shotgun sequence genomic window carries:
- the LOC113318487 gene encoding uncharacterized protein LOC113318487: MEEIYKELMDLKPVVVETLVDIMLCAVPIWVAVMIGLVIGWSWRPRWTGLLFLGLRSKFRFIWTTVPPGFGARRLWFAFTAFSAFSVARKLWSNFKGKGERGGDEKSVGSESGESLTLSGDPSKNSNLRSESLVEENDVVTEKDVEHLRHLLEGKLGDAAWQSLMESTNPNMAYQAWRYEPEAGPTVYRSRTVYEDVTPELVRDFFWDDEFRPKWDHMLSYVEILEERPLTGTSIVHWIKKFPFFCSDREYIIGRRIWESGRTYYCVTKGVPYRSLPKRDKPRRVDLYFSSWIIRAVESRKGDGQFTACEVSLVHYEDMGIPKDVAKLGVRHGMWGTVKKIHSGMRTYQLARKSETALSRSALLARITTKIPSHGNLESLNQVSEDGENDQTEMSHTKMDNGLDWRWVVVGGTVALVCGIQTGVIGKALLFGAARRFARR, translated from the exons ATGGAAGAAATATATAAAGAATTGATGGATTTGAAACCAGTTGTGGTTGAAACATTAGTCGACATTATGCTATGCGCAGTACCAATATGGGTAGCAGTTATGATAGGATTGGTAATTGGTTGGTCATGGAGACCACGTTGGACTGgtttattgtttttaggtttaagaaGTAAATTTCGTTTCATTTGGACTACTGTTCCTCCTGGTTTTGGTGCTCGTCGTCTTtggtttgcttttactgcatttTCTGCATTTTCTGTTGCTAGAAAGCTTTGGTCTAATTTTAAAGGGAAAGGAGAAAGAGGAGGAGATGAAAAATCGGTTGGTTCTGAATCCGGTGAATCTTTGACTTTGTCCGGGGATCCTAGTAAAAACAGCAATTTGAGGAG TGAATCGTTAGTGGAGGAGAATGATGTCGTCACAGAGAAGGATGTCGAGCACTTGCGACATCTTCTTGAAGGTAAACTTGGGGATGCAGCATGGCAGAGTTTGATGGAAAGCACCAATCCAAATATGGCTTACCAAGCATGGCGATACGAGCCAGAG GCAGGTCCCACAGTTTACCGTAGTAGAACTGTATACGAGGATGTGACTCCGGAACTGGTTAGAGATTTTTTCTGGGATGATGAATTCCGTCCCAAATGGGACCATATGCTATCTTATGTTGAGATATTAGAAGAGCGCCCCCTGACAGGAACAAGTATTGTACACTGGATTAAAAAG TTCCCATTTTTCTGTAGTGATCGAGAGTATATTATTGGTCGACGAATATGGGAGTCCGGAAGGACATATTACTGTGTAACCAAG GGTGTGCCATATCGATCTTTGCCTAAGCGTGACAAACCCAGGCGTGTAGATCTTTATTTCTCAAGCTGGATCATCAGGGCAG TGGAATCCCGGAAAGGAGATGGGCAATTTACTGCTTGTGAAGTATCTCTAGTCCATTATGAAGACATGGGAATTCCAAAAGATGTTGCAAAGTTGGGAGTTCGTCATGGAATGTGGGGAACCGTCAAGAAAATACATTCTGGCATGAGAACATACCAGCTTGCGAGAAAGTCTGAGACAGCATTATCACGAAGTGCCTTGTTGGCGCGGATCACTACCAAGATCCCTAGTCATGGCAATCTGGAATCTTTGAACCAAGTTTCTGAAGATGGTGAGAATGATCAAACTGAAATGTCGCATACTAAAATGGATAATGGTCTGGATTGGAGATGGGTAGTTGTTGGTGGAACCGTGGCTCTGGTTTGTGGAATACAAACAGGTGTGATTGGAAAAGCTTTGTTATTCGGAGCTGCTCGCAGATTTGCGAGGAGGTAA